From Alosa sapidissima isolate fAloSap1 chromosome 7, fAloSap1.pri, whole genome shotgun sequence, the proteins below share one genomic window:
- the LOC121713541 gene encoding uncharacterized protein LOC121713541: MAAASPEPMILRVVQPDQARKLKLSSRPASVDALINILKEQLDIDLDFDLLYEDPDFDGKLTSLNDIEELPQKAVVHISLSQDSSSLLSDVSSPERLSRWPTGPFPVPTFDFDVEVELRDGNAEYEKNHTPLKVTRDLKHDILEKLASTIYGFKAYPSDEDIAMAAEALVAKHPCLKEAGSETGWNGWKCNLKFKMGNYRIKMRRAGCQEVLHRRV; encoded by the exons TGATTCTACGTGTTGTTCAACCAGACCAGGCTAGAAAATTAAAACTCAGCTCACGACCAGCCTCTGTTGATGCACTGATCAATATTCTAAAAGAACAGCTGGACATTGACCTTGACTTTGATTTACTTTATGAAGATCCAGACTTCGATGGAAAACTTACATCCCTGAACGACATTGAGGAATTGCCACAAAAAGCAGTTGTGCACATTTCACTTTCACAAGACTCCAGCTCTCTGCTTTCAGATGTGTCCTCTCCAGAGCGTCTCAGCAGGTGGCCTACGGGACCTTTTCCAGTTCCCACCTTTGATTTTGATGTTGAGGTGGAACTTAGAGATGGGAATGCGGAATATGAGAAGAACCACACACCCCTTAAAGTGACAAGAGAcctaaagcatgacattttagaAAAGCTTGCATCTACTATATATGGTTTTAAGGCTTACCCAAGTGATGAAGACATTGCAATGGCTGCTGAGGCTCTTGTAGCCAAACATCCCTGCCTGAAGGAAGCAGGATCTGAGACTGGCTGGAATGGATGGAAATGCAACCTCAAGTTCAAAATGGGCAATTACAGGATCAAGATGAGGCGTGCTGGCTGTCAGGAGGTCCTGCACA GACGAGTCTGA